The Paenibacillus sp. RUD330 genome has a segment encoding these proteins:
- a CDS encoding NAD(P)/FAD-dependent oxidoreductase, which yields MKRFVILGGGYGGMALAQELLDGDIPSDTIIVLIDRMPFQGLKTEYYALAAGTSPEIELRVAFPNDPRLLITYGEVTGIDLENKHILLEGQDPVSYDWLSIGLGCTDNYHGIPGAEKYSSSIQTFSATRRTYRRLGDVKPYGQVSIIGGGLSGVEIAAELRESRGDLNIRIIDRGPSILSAFPTKLKTYVSSWFLEHHVEMRGNVSLKLLEGGILHDGNSPEPIYTDATIWTAGIQPVDVVQDLNVPKDNQGRLVVNELHQLPDHPEVFVIGDCASVPFSPSGQLAGAMGKQVADVMQAVWKGRTPKLGQIKLKGTLGSLGKKAGFGLMGKTAIMGRVPRVLKTGVLWRSKNHFG from the coding sequence ATGAAACGTTTTGTCATTTTGGGCGGCGGCTACGGCGGCATGGCTCTGGCTCAGGAACTGCTTGACGGGGACATTCCGTCCGACACGATCATCGTCCTGATCGACCGCATGCCTTTCCAAGGCCTCAAGACCGAATATTACGCGCTGGCTGCCGGCACTTCGCCGGAGATCGAGCTGCGCGTAGCGTTCCCTAACGATCCCCGTCTGCTGATCACCTACGGCGAAGTGACGGGTATCGATCTGGAGAACAAGCACATCCTATTGGAAGGCCAGGATCCCGTGTCGTACGATTGGCTGTCGATCGGGCTTGGCTGCACGGACAACTACCACGGCATTCCCGGCGCGGAGAAATACTCCAGCAGCATCCAGACGTTCTCCGCGACTCGCAGGACGTACCGGAGACTTGGAGACGTCAAGCCTTACGGCCAAGTATCCATCATCGGCGGAGGCCTCAGCGGCGTCGAGATCGCGGCTGAGCTGCGCGAGAGCAGAGGCGATCTCAACATCCGCATCATCGACCGCGGACCGAGCATCCTCTCGGCGTTCCCGACGAAGCTGAAGACGTACGTGTCTTCCTGGTTCCTGGAGCATCATGTGGAAATGAGGGGCAACGTCTCCCTCAAGCTGCTCGAGGGCGGCATTTTGCATGACGGCAACTCCCCGGAGCCGATCTATACCGATGCGACGATATGGACGGCAGGCATCCAGCCGGTCGATGTCGTCCAGGATCTCAATGTGCCCAAGGACAATCAGGGCCGGCTCGTCGTGAACGAGCTGCATCAGCTTCCGGACCATCCGGAAGTGTTCGTCATCGGCGACTGCGCCTCGGTGCCGTTCTCTCCCAGCGGACAGCTGGCGGGAGCGATGGGCAAGCAAGTGGCAGACGTCATGCAGGCCGTATGGAAAGGCCGCACGCCCAAGCTTGGACAGATCAAGCTCAAGGGCACGCTCGGCTCGCTCGGCAAAAAAGCCGGCTTCGGCCTCATGGGCAAGACGGCCATAATGGGCCGTGTGCCCCGAGTGCTCAAAACCGGCGTGCTGTGGCGCTCCAAAAACCATTTCGGCTAA
- a CDS encoding YuzB family protein, with the protein MKPIIEFCSSNMHHGTDRLMEQYELDPELEVIEYGCLGNCGECYLFPFAMVDGEIVSAESVEELEAAISAKIAVSAAERAALDKLIDDL; encoded by the coding sequence TTGAAACCGATCATTGAATTCTGCTCCAGCAACATGCATCACGGAACCGACCGGCTGATGGAGCAATACGAGCTCGATCCCGAGCTTGAAGTCATCGAATACGGCTGTCTCGGCAACTGCGGCGAATGTTATCTGTTCCCGTTCGCCATGGTCGACGGAGAGATCGTCAGCGCCGAGAGCGTCGAGGAGCTTGAAGCCGCCATCTCAGCAAAAATCGCCGTCAGCGCCGCCGAGCGCGCCGCGCTGGACAAGCTGATCGACGATTTATAG
- a CDS encoding NifU family protein, whose product MSENAQSTMYDEVLDVLDKLRPFLQRDGGDVELVDVEDGIVKLRLMGACGSCPSSTITLKAGIERALLEEVEGVQEVMQVF is encoded by the coding sequence ATGAGCGAAAACGCACAAAGCACGATGTATGATGAGGTACTGGACGTTCTTGACAAGCTCCGTCCCTTCCTGCAGCGCGACGGCGGCGACGTTGAACTCGTCGACGTGGAAGACGGCATCGTCAAGCTTCGCCTGATGGGCGCTTGCGGCAGCTGCCCCAGCTCCACCATCACGCTGAAGGCCGGCATCGAGCGCGCCCTGCTTGAAGAAGTCGAAGGCGTGCAAGAGGTTATGCAAGTCTTCTAA
- a CDS encoding SDR family oxidoreductase yields MELQGKTALITGSAKGLGKRAAAELARLGCDIVLNYRSSGAEADELARRLAQQYGVRATAVEADIADPGDTGKLAEEALKLSGSVDILVNNAGPFIRERRVFADYDDEEIISLLHGNLLGAMLLDRKLLPGMRKSGWGRIIHFGFGHAMEGRAWPHRAVYAAAKTGLVSFTKTLAVEEGEHGITVNMVCPGDIRGDFKEKSIADVDGLRDPDSPLGRPGTGEDVARVISFLCLPQSDFLTGNIIDVTGGFDPIRTSIKPVQP; encoded by the coding sequence GTGGAGCTGCAAGGAAAAACGGCGCTCATAACGGGCAGCGCCAAAGGGCTGGGCAAGCGGGCGGCCGCCGAGCTGGCCCGGCTGGGATGCGACATCGTCCTGAACTACCGTTCCAGCGGGGCGGAGGCCGATGAGCTCGCTCGGCGCTTGGCGCAGCAATACGGTGTGCGCGCGACCGCGGTCGAAGCGGACATCGCCGATCCCGGCGACACGGGCAAGCTCGCCGAGGAGGCGCTGAAGCTGAGCGGAAGCGTCGATATTCTGGTGAACAATGCCGGACCGTTCATTCGGGAGCGGAGAGTATTCGCCGATTATGACGACGAGGAGATCATTTCGCTGCTTCATGGCAATCTGCTGGGCGCGATGCTGCTTGACCGCAAATTGCTGCCGGGCATGCGAAAGAGCGGCTGGGGACGCATCATCCATTTCGGGTTCGGCCATGCGATGGAGGGCAGGGCCTGGCCGCACCGCGCCGTCTATGCGGCTGCGAAGACCGGACTCGTCTCCTTCACCAAGACGCTTGCCGTCGAGGAAGGGGAGCATGGCATAACGGTCAACATGGTCTGTCCCGGCGATATCCGGGGCGACTTCAAGGAGAAATCCATTGCGGACGTCGACGGATTGAGAGATCCGGATTCGCCGCTCGGCCGGCCCGGCACTGGAGAGGACGTGGCGAGGGTCATTTCGTTCCTCTGCCTGCCCCAATCGGATTTCCTGACCGGCAACATCATCGATGTGACGGGCGGCTTCGATCCGATCCGCACGAGCATCAAGCCGGTCCAGCCCTGA
- a CDS encoding Cthe_2314 family HEPN domain-containing protein encodes MLRMLFGDAPAKPEGRMAEAVQAMTDYASLLHKLVEEGKDRNHKARTYEVWTIGLIASLDELEQSCYAASRFCAMVTSSSVEDMGPDERLNYRRYVYFDKNAFIRLFALLDKLGTLLNDMLSLETEQFKRQFSYFTVLHRMRDKKLHPGLAGPLTDIKNQYDEPIVRLRKRRNVEIHSMNSELQDDLMQLHLNFGDEVKLEDINSQMEDLAQCLDMAAGTVHLVFDYALSLLKPAVSK; translated from the coding sequence ATGCTGAGAATGTTGTTCGGGGATGCGCCGGCCAAGCCTGAGGGCAGGATGGCCGAAGCGGTCCAGGCGATGACCGATTATGCCTCCCTTCTCCATAAGCTTGTGGAGGAAGGCAAGGATCGCAACCATAAGGCGCGGACTTACGAGGTATGGACGATCGGCCTGATCGCTTCCCTTGATGAGCTGGAGCAGAGCTGCTATGCGGCATCTCGCTTCTGCGCGATGGTCACGAGCTCAAGCGTCGAGGACATGGGCCCGGATGAACGGCTGAATTACAGGCGCTACGTCTATTTCGACAAAAATGCCTTCATCCGGCTGTTCGCGTTGCTGGACAAGCTGGGCACGCTGCTCAACGACATGCTGTCGCTGGAAACGGAGCAGTTCAAGAGGCAGTTCTCGTACTTTACGGTGCTGCACCGGATGAGGGACAAAAAGCTTCATCCAGGGCTCGCCGGTCCGCTCACGGATATCAAGAACCAGTATGACGAGCCGATCGTCCGATTGCGGAAAAGGCGGAATGTCGAGATCCACAGCATGAACTCCGAGCTGCAGGACGATCTGATGCAGCTGCATCTGAACTTCGGAGACGAAGTGAAGCTGGAGGATATCAACAGCCAGATGGAGGACCTCGCCCAATGCCTGGACATGGCGGCGGGAACCGTCCATCTCGTGTTCGATTATGCTTTGTCTCTATTGAAGCCTGCCGTCAGCAAGTGA
- a CDS encoding UbiD family decarboxylase, whose translation MTFANLRQFVEALRKDNDLAVIEAPVDPNLELAEIHRRVIEEEGPALLFTNVKGSTFPVLTNMFGTARRVDLAFGTKPEELMKTVVGAMDRLLPPTLGAVWGERGMVKDLLKVGLKNVPNSAAPVMQAVRRENPLKGLPFLTSWQDDGGPFVTLPLVYTEHPSHPKKHNVGMYRMQIFDDSTTGMHWQIHKGGGFHYHEAEKNNQELPVSVFLGGPPALIASAIAPVPEHLPELMIASLILGSKLPVTQDPLGRHRIPAEAEFSIHGSVPPHLRRPEGPFGDHFGYYSLQHDFPVFNVSHVHHRKDAIYPATIVGKPRQEDYYLGEYLQRLLSPAFPMAMPGVKDLWAYAETGVHALAAAVVRESYSREALATGFRILGEGQLTLTKFLMLTDQPVDLSRFDVLLETILERFRPETDLFVFDNTSHDTLDYTSGKLNHGSKALLMGVGEPVRELPHDYTEGPIAEISDIAVYCRGCLTVSGADYASDPELASKVLERAAEKGTDWPLIVLVDDASTVASAQTPFLWTVFTRFNPADDIYALSEARRHHMAYRLPIVIDARMKPGYPDELFPREDIVSLVDGRWKEYFPKS comes from the coding sequence ATGACTTTTGCAAACCTAAGGCAATTCGTAGAAGCGCTGCGCAAGGACAACGACCTGGCCGTCATCGAGGCTCCGGTGGATCCCAATCTGGAGCTGGCGGAAATTCACCGGCGCGTGATCGAAGAGGAAGGACCCGCCCTGCTGTTCACGAACGTGAAGGGCAGCACCTTTCCCGTCCTCACCAATATGTTCGGCACCGCCCGCCGCGTCGATCTGGCGTTCGGCACGAAGCCGGAAGAGCTGATGAAGACGGTTGTCGGCGCGATGGACCGCCTGCTGCCGCCGACGCTCGGAGCCGTATGGGGCGAGCGGGGCATGGTGAAGGACCTGCTCAAGGTAGGACTCAAAAACGTTCCGAACAGCGCCGCGCCGGTCATGCAGGCCGTCCGCAGGGAAAATCCGCTGAAGGGGCTGCCGTTCCTGACCAGCTGGCAGGATGACGGCGGTCCTTTCGTCACGCTTCCGCTCGTGTATACGGAGCATCCGTCCCATCCGAAGAAGCATAATGTCGGCATGTACCGCATGCAGATCTTCGACGACTCGACGACCGGCATGCACTGGCAGATCCACAAGGGCGGCGGCTTCCATTATCACGAGGCGGAGAAGAACAACCAGGAGCTGCCGGTCAGCGTTTTCCTCGGGGGACCTCCGGCGCTGATCGCCTCGGCGATCGCTCCTGTTCCCGAGCATCTGCCGGAGCTGATGATCGCATCGCTCATTCTCGGAAGCAAGCTTCCGGTCACCCAGGATCCGCTGGGGCGCCACCGCATTCCGGCGGAAGCCGAATTCTCGATTCACGGCAGCGTGCCGCCGCATCTGCGCAGGCCCGAAGGCCCGTTCGGAGACCACTTCGGCTATTATTCCCTGCAGCATGATTTCCCGGTATTCAATGTCAGCCATGTGCATCACCGCAAGGATGCGATCTACCCGGCGACGATCGTCGGCAAGCCGCGGCAGGAGGACTACTACCTGGGCGAGTATCTGCAGCGGCTGCTCAGTCCGGCTTTCCCGATGGCGATGCCTGGCGTGAAGGATCTGTGGGCTTACGCGGAGACCGGCGTCCACGCCTTGGCCGCCGCTGTCGTGCGGGAGAGCTATTCGCGAGAGGCGCTTGCTACCGGCTTCCGCATTCTTGGCGAAGGCCAGCTGACGCTGACCAAGTTCCTGATGCTGACCGACCAGCCGGTCGACCTGTCCCGCTTCGACGTGCTTCTGGAGACGATTTTGGAGCGCTTCCGCCCGGAGACCGACCTGTTCGTCTTTGACAACACCTCGCATGATACGCTCGACTATACGAGCGGCAAGCTCAACCACGGCAGCAAGGCGCTTCTGATGGGCGTCGGCGAGCCTGTGCGTGAACTGCCGCATGACTATACGGAAGGCCCGATCGCGGAAATCAGCGACATCGCGGTTTATTGCCGGGGCTGTCTGACCGTCTCCGGAGCGGACTATGCTTCGGATCCGGAGCTGGCGTCCAAAGTATTGGAGAGAGCCGCCGAGAAAGGAACCGACTGGCCGCTGATCGTCCTGGTCGACGACGCCAGCACGGTCGCTTCGGCCCAGACGCCGTTTCTGTGGACGGTATTCACCCGGTTCAATCCCGCGGACGATATCTATGCCCTTTCGGAAGCGAGGCGCCATCATATGGCCTACCGCCTTCCGATCGTCATCGATGCCCGCATGAAGCCCGGGTATCCGGACGAGCTGTTCCCTCGGGAGGATATCGTTTCTCTGGTCGACGGCAGATGGAAGGAATATTTCCCTAAATCCTGA
- a CDS encoding COX15/CtaA family protein encodes MISRLYRLLAWMSSIGMFLVLLAGALVTNTGSGRGCGDDWPLCNGKFIPAFTLETAIEYSHRVVTGLVGIIVVATFVMTVMVYRRFREPLWFAGLTLFFTIVQALMGAAAVVWYQSPPVMALHFGISLLAVASTVLLVLWVRRMDKGHDPASASMLPRSVFTWVLSAAIYCYVVVYLGAFIRHTDSGGGCLGWPLCNGELVPEINGATGIVFAHRIAGLILFFVLLGLFLHVRKQAGSSDPATRSALWVLILVICQIFSGAWLTATIGNDQWFIFTNMIHNLIITILFSILIDLGVQARKRR; translated from the coding sequence ATGATCTCCCGCCTATACCGCCTGCTTGCATGGATGTCCAGCATCGGCATGTTCCTCGTCCTGCTTGCAGGCGCTCTCGTGACCAATACGGGCTCCGGAAGGGGCTGCGGCGATGACTGGCCGCTATGCAACGGCAAGTTCATTCCCGCCTTTACCCTCGAGACAGCCATTGAATATTCTCATCGCGTCGTGACCGGACTGGTCGGCATCATCGTCGTGGCTACCTTTGTCATGACCGTGATGGTCTACCGCCGCTTCCGCGAGCCGCTCTGGTTCGCCGGCCTGACGCTGTTCTTCACGATCGTGCAAGCGCTGATGGGCGCTGCGGCCGTCGTCTGGTACCAAAGCCCTCCCGTCATGGCGCTGCACTTCGGCATCTCGCTGCTTGCGGTCGCCTCGACGGTGCTGCTCGTCCTGTGGGTGAGGCGAATGGACAAGGGGCATGATCCCGCCTCGGCATCGATGCTTCCACGCTCCGTGTTCACCTGGGTGTTGTCTGCGGCGATCTATTGCTACGTCGTCGTTTACCTCGGAGCCTTCATCCGCCATACCGACTCTGGAGGAGGCTGCCTCGGCTGGCCGCTGTGCAACGGCGAGCTCGTTCCGGAGATCAATGGAGCGACCGGCATCGTCTTCGCCCACCGGATCGCCGGCCTGATTCTATTCTTCGTGCTTCTCGGCCTTTTCCTTCATGTCCGCAAGCAAGCCGGAAGCAGCGACCCGGCGACGCGCTCCGCCCTTTGGGTTCTGATTCTGGTCATCTGCCAGATTTTCAGCGGAGCGTGGCTGACCGCGACCATCGGCAACGACCAATGGTTCATCTTCACCAATATGATCCACAATCTCATCATTACGATCTTGTTCTCCATCCTTATAGACCTGGGTGTCCAAGCCCGGAAGAGACGTTAG
- a CDS encoding thioredoxin family protein: MRKVTTDEQFRETVASSGVTVAVFKTTWCPDCHFIDPFMPEIEQNYAGRIEFIEIDRDDLPELCSELNILGIPSFIAFREGKEVIRFVSKLRKSRDEIEQFLGRAIEVSAAL, encoded by the coding sequence ATGCGCAAAGTAACGACCGACGAACAGTTCCGCGAAACCGTCGCCTCTTCCGGCGTCACGGTGGCCGTCTTCAAGACGACCTGGTGTCCCGATTGCCACTTCATCGATCCGTTCATGCCGGAGATCGAGCAGAACTACGCGGGCAGGATCGAGTTCATCGAGATCGACCGCGACGATCTGCCCGAGCTCTGCTCCGAGCTGAACATTCTCGGCATTCCGAGCTTCATCGCCTTCCGCGAAGGCAAGGAAGTCATCCGCTTCGTCAGCAAGCTGCGCAAATCGAGAGACGAGATCGAGCAGTTCCTCGGCCGCGCGATCGAAGTGTCCGCCGCGCTGTAA